A single region of the Amphiprion ocellaris isolate individual 3 ecotype Okinawa chromosome 4, ASM2253959v1, whole genome shotgun sequence genome encodes:
- the si:ch211-79m20.1 gene encoding uncharacterized protein si:ch211-79m20.1 — protein sequence MRSWFLLLLLAALLAAHLRLGGAEGDPLPASLVDLVRNSPISSVDDLKLLLQQETNATEEDEDEHDVLTNHTHGRYIRSLVEAQPAQQAACKVRTEVMEVTRSMLDRRNANFLLWPPCVEVQRCSGCCNTRLLQCVPTVTSSRYLQVIKIQYINRKAHYDKAIISVEDHVTCRCQPPSSTSSSSSSSSSVPVPRSSTQSYPNPPPPPPQQPPLSSHLPLPRPVHPAPPKTHASKADLHRHDDLKHNQQHFHPEEREPVARQWQQGSYTQLVHWTQPRVHQAPTQVQAGAHQTITGMLGSVGSWPSEARAEHSVMGTTQQVGHGSGYDGSREETGVHVSNSGGEVHHPDHTQRQQQLLQHQQRQQYQQQYQYHHQPHYPQQYNHGGAEDQELRTQYRLNAAQSDSASPPVSPTQPSTLAEIPTPLPTAQRDSVTGRKNTEVTHHKQTETATASQKEGNVREESGSANSGDSAGAEPANQGKEKDSKVTSEDGRFTEEERRQKLLEMVQREPEKPTLLHPHHPQQRLKPTAVSTVAPMSASARQAPFRPASPRRRRKHRKRISKAAMRAMIM from the exons GGCGATCCGCTGCCTGCATCACTGGTCGACCTGGTGAGGAACTCTCCCATCTCCTCCGTGGACgacctgaagctgctgctgcagcaggagaCCAACGCAACAG aagaagatgaggaCGAGCATGACGTTCTTACAAACCACACCCACGGTCGATACATTAGAAGTCTTG TGGAGGCGCAGCCGGCCCAGCAGGCGGCATGTAAAGTTCGAACAGAGGTGATGGAAGTAACGAGATCCATGTTGGACCGCCGAAACGCCAACTTCCTGCTGTGGCCGCCATGCGTGGAGGTGCAGCGATGTTCGGGCTGCTGCAACACCAGACTGCTCCAGTGTGTTCCCACAGTCACCTCCAGCAGATACCTGCAG GTGATAAAGATTCAGTACATAAACAGGAAAGCCCACTACGACAAAGCCATCATCTCAGTGGAAGATCACGTCACCTGCAGGTGCCAGCCGCCCTCATCGAcctcttcgtcttcttcttcctcctcgtctGTTCCCGTCCCTCGCTCCTCCACCCAGAGCTACCCCaatcctcctccacctccaccgcAGCagcctcccctctcctcccaccTCCCCCTTCCCCGACCCGTTCACCCTGCTCCACCCAAGACTCACGCCTCCAAGGCTGACCTCCATCGCCACGACGACCTGAAGCACAACCAGCAGCATTTCCATCCTGAGGAGCGTGAGCCGGTGGCGAGGCAGTGGCAGCAGGGCAGCTACACCCAGCTTGTGCACTGGACGCAGCCCAGGGTGCATCAGGCACCCACACAGGTGCAGGCGGGGGCGCACCAGACGATCACCGGGATGCTCGGGTCGGTCGGCAGCTGGCCGTCTGAAGCGAGGGCAGAACACAGTGTCATGGGAACTACACAGCAGGTGGGACATGGCAGCGGGTATGAcgggagcagagaggagactgGTGTGCATGTGTCAAACAGTGGTGGCGAAGTGCATCATCCGGATcacacacagaggcagcagcagctgttgcaGCATCAGCAGAGGCAGCAGTATCAGCAGCAATATCAGTATCATCATCAGCCGCATTATCCACAACAGTACAACCACGGAGGGGCAGAGGACCAAGAGCTGAGGACACAGTATCGACTCAACGCTGCCCAATCTGACAGCGCCTCCCCACCTGTCAGCCCAACCCAACCGTCCACATTAGCAGAAATCCCCACCCCTCTCCCTACTGCTCAGAGAGACTCAGTGACCGGCCGAAAAAATACAGAGGTCACGCATCACAAACAGACTGAGACTGCAACAGCCAGTCAAAAAGAAGGGAATGTGAGGGAGGAAAGTGGGTCGGCCAATAGCGGGGACTCGGCTGGGGCTGAGCCGGCCAATCAGGGGAAGGAAAAAGACTCTAAAGTGACCAGTGAGGATGGTCGTttcacagaggaggagaggagacagaaaCTTCTGGAGATGGTACAGAGGGAACCGGAGAAACCGACTCTCCTTCATCCACATCATCCTCAGCAAAGACTAAAGCCAACAG CCGTCTCCACTGTGGCTCCCATGTCGGCATCAGCCCGCCAGGCCCCGTTCAGACCTGCTTCGCCTCGCCGCAGGAGAAAACATCGCAAACGCATCAGCAAAGCAGCCATGAGAGCCATGATCATGTAG